In Geotalea uraniireducens, one genomic interval encodes:
- a CDS encoding OmpA family protein — translation MKKIAVSLLTAVAIGAMAAPVMAGERAHAVSVSPFIGGYTFDGDQHLKTAPLYGLRLGYDLTKNWGFELVGSYLSTEGTRSDRSVNALSYGLDVLYNLMPDGPLVPYLAVGGGGITVGHGSSFESGSNTDATANAGLGLKYYVTDSVALRADARQLFLFEEHNSVMYNWEYTAGLTFLFGGKTAAAAPVAVPEPPPAPTSNLTVTPATITKGESATLSWSSRNTTDCGITPAIGSVSTAGSTTITPAADTVYSLSCSGPGGTTGSTASIAVTAPPAPPVPPAPTSSLTVTPASITKGETATLAWTSENATDCTIQPEIGAVKPQGSMTITPAADTAYTLTCTGAGGTTSSAGNIQVAAPQPPPKKEKVCIDLKIEFDTGKADIKPKYHAEIGKVAEFMKKYPEANGVIEGHTDNVGGYDYNMKLSERRAASVRNYLIEKFGIAPDRLTAKGYGYTKPVASNKTKAGRQKNRRIEATFDCVIISK, via the coding sequence ATGAAGAAAATTGCCGTATCACTGCTGACCGCTGTTGCCATCGGGGCCATGGCGGCGCCTGTTATGGCGGGGGAGCGGGCTCATGCCGTTTCCGTATCGCCGTTTATCGGCGGTTATACCTTTGACGGGGATCAGCATCTGAAAACAGCTCCCCTTTACGGATTGCGCCTCGGCTATGACCTGACCAAAAACTGGGGATTCGAACTGGTCGGTTCCTACCTCTCTACGGAGGGGACCCGTTCGGATCGGAGCGTCAATGCCCTCTCCTACGGTCTGGACGTTCTCTATAACCTGATGCCCGACGGCCCGCTGGTACCGTATCTGGCCGTCGGTGGCGGCGGCATAACCGTCGGTCATGGTTCGAGCTTCGAGTCGGGGAGCAATACCGATGCTACTGCCAATGCCGGCCTGGGACTCAAGTATTACGTGACCGACTCCGTGGCCTTGCGAGCCGATGCCCGCCAGTTGTTCCTCTTCGAGGAGCACAACAGCGTCATGTACAACTGGGAGTACACGGCGGGGCTTACCTTCCTCTTCGGCGGCAAGACGGCCGCCGCCGCTCCTGTGGCTGTTCCGGAGCCGCCCCCGGCCCCGACGAGCAACCTGACGGTTACGCCCGCCACGATCACCAAGGGAGAGTCGGCTACCCTCAGCTGGTCTTCCCGGAATACGACGGACTGCGGCATCACCCCGGCGATCGGCTCGGTCAGCACTGCGGGGAGCACTACCATCACCCCGGCGGCCGATACCGTCTATTCCTTGTCGTGCAGTGGCCCGGGCGGTACGACCGGCAGCACCGCAAGCATTGCCGTTACCGCCCCGCCCGCCCCGCCGGTTCCCCCGGCCCCGACCAGCAGCCTGACGGTTACGCCTGCTTCGATCACCAAAGGCGAAACGGCCACGCTCGCCTGGACCTCGGAAAATGCCACCGACTGCACGATCCAGCCTGAGATAGGTGCCGTCAAGCCACAGGGGTCGATGACGATCACTCCGGCGGCTGATACGGCCTACACCCTTACCTGTACCGGTGCCGGCGGCACGACGAGCAGTGCGGGGAACATCCAGGTGGCTGCTCCGCAACCTCCTCCGAAAAAAGAAAAGGTCTGCATCGACCTGAAGATCGAGTTCGACACCGGCAAGGCCGACATCAAGCCGAAATACCATGCCGAAATCGGTAAGGTTGCTGAATTCATGAAAAAATATCCCGAAGCCAACGGGGTCATCGAAGGTCACACCGACAACGTCGGCGGCTATGACTATAATATGAAGCTCTCCGAGCGGCGGGCCGCCAGCGTCAGAAATTATCTGATCGAGAAGTTCGGCATTGCCCCTGATCGGCTCACCGCCAAGGGCTACGGTTACACCAAGCCGGTCGCCAGCAACAAGACGAAGGCCGGCAGGCAGAAGAACCGGCGAATCGAGGCAACCTTCGATTGCGTCATCATCAGCAAGTAA
- a CDS encoding c-type cytochrome, translating to MKQLMKVVATTMVMAMAAGVVYAKESKSMKEGEELFKQHCASCHPDGGNIVNPKKTLKGADLKANKVKGEKDIVKLMRHPGPGMQSFDAKAIPDRQAKMIAAYVLKEFK from the coding sequence ATGAAACAGTTGATGAAGGTGGTGGCGACGACGATGGTGATGGCGATGGCTGCCGGGGTTGTCTACGCCAAGGAATCGAAGAGCATGAAAGAGGGCGAGGAGCTGTTCAAGCAGCATTGCGCCTCCTGTCATCCCGATGGCGGTAACATCGTCAATCCGAAGAAGACCCTCAAGGGGGCGGATCTGAAAGCGAACAAAGTCAAGGGTGAGAAAGACATCGTCAAGCTGATGCGTCATCCGGGGCCGGGAATGCAGTCCTTCGACGCCAAGGCGATCCCCGATCGGCAGGCGAAGATGATTGCGGCATATGTCCTCAAGGAATTCAAATAA
- a CDS encoding TetR/AcrR family transcriptional regulator produces MARQTANQTQHMPLETRERILETAIGLFSTKGYLGASTREIARQAGVAEVTIFRHFNSKEQLLEEVITHFSFIPAFKGILPKVVEMPYEEALHEIATLFFDVLIQLKDWVRIVQAELQRSPDKLVKVFHSFLDNLFEVLASYFRELQGRGGLRDVDPEMAARVFHGIFYCFFTVEELLEGKRIRTIDRERAIRSFVDIFANGTVSGPSAAVAGER; encoded by the coding sequence GTGGCACGGCAGACGGCAAACCAGACTCAGCACATGCCCCTGGAAACCCGGGAGCGGATTCTCGAGACTGCCATCGGGCTCTTTTCCACCAAGGGGTATCTCGGGGCATCGACTCGCGAGATCGCCCGCCAGGCCGGGGTGGCCGAGGTGACGATCTTCCGCCATTTCAATTCCAAGGAACAGCTGTTGGAAGAAGTGATAACCCACTTCTCTTTCATCCCCGCTTTCAAGGGGATTTTGCCGAAAGTTGTCGAGATGCCCTACGAAGAGGCGTTGCATGAGATTGCCACCCTCTTCTTTGACGTCCTGATCCAGCTCAAGGACTGGGTGCGAATCGTCCAGGCGGAGTTGCAGCGCTCGCCGGATAAGCTGGTCAAGGTCTTTCACTCCTTTCTCGACAACCTGTTCGAGGTGCTTGCCTCCTATTTCCGGGAGCTGCAGGGGCGCGGGGGGCTGCGGGACGTCGACCCGGAGATGGCGGCGCGGGTGTTCCACGGGATTTTCTACTGCTTCTTCACCGTCGAAGAACTGCTCGAAGGGAAGCGGATTCGGACGATCGACCGGGAACGGGCGATCCGTTCCTTCGTCGATATTTTTGCCAACGGTACGGTGTCCGGACCTTCAGCGGCAGTTGCCGGAGAGCGCTGA
- a CDS encoding TetR/AcrR family transcriptional regulator, with amino-acid sequence MKTRDRIIEAAIALFNDKGTAAVSTNHIAAAVGISPGNLYYHFRNKEDILGAIYDQMDAVGFGDYQAIIAESPAGSLEAMERTFLMIQRFNWRYRFFKRELTALILQHPQLRERHIRTHRALLKLVRHSIDSSIDLGLIRPMDETERQLFTDEIWLLALFWLNYLEVGGEEVTDETLRRGNEVVRQTVRCRLTDRALHLLATMEGTS; translated from the coding sequence ATGAAAACTCGCGACCGGATCATCGAGGCGGCCATCGCCCTCTTCAACGACAAGGGGACGGCCGCCGTCAGCACCAATCACATTGCCGCGGCGGTCGGCATCAGCCCCGGCAACCTCTATTACCATTTCCGCAACAAGGAGGACATCCTCGGCGCCATCTACGACCAGATGGATGCGGTCGGCTTCGGCGACTACCAGGCGATCATCGCCGAGTCCCCCGCCGGTTCCCTGGAAGCGATGGAGCGGACCTTCCTGATGATCCAGCGTTTCAACTGGCGTTACCGGTTCTTCAAGCGGGAGTTGACCGCACTCATCCTCCAGCATCCGCAGCTGCGGGAGCGCCACATCCGGACCCACCGGGCCCTGCTCAAGCTGGTCCGCCATTCGATCGACAGCAGCATCGACCTCGGCTTGATCAGGCCGATGGACGAAACCGAGCGCCAGCTCTTTACCGACGAGATCTGGCTGTTGGCCCTCTTCTGGCTCAACTACCTGGAGGTCGGCGGCGAAGAAGTGACCGACGAAACGCTGCGGCGAGGCAACGAGGTGGTACGGCAGACGGTCCGCTGCCGGCTCACCGACCGGGCGCTGCACTTGCTGGCAACCATGGAGGGAACGTCATGA
- a CDS encoding NADP-dependent glyceraldehyde-3-phosphate dehydrogenase — translation MNIRENLDAIFPTAAGVPERHRLTAPIEQRAYLINGEIRHWEGPTQDVHSPICLRHDHGPERVRIGSFPLMTEADALAALDAAAAAYDNGRGRWPTMTVAERIGHVQHFATQMNQQREEVVRLLMWEIGKTLLDAEKEFDRTAAYIADTVDALKELDRISSRFVIEQGIIGQIRRAPLGVTLCMGPYNYPLNETFTTLIPALIMGNTVLLKPPRHGVLLFSPLLKAFRDSFPPGVVNTLYGAGRTVAPPLMKSGLVATLAFIGTSAAANALHKEHPKPHRLRSVLGLEAKNPAIILNDADLNQAVEECIAGSLAFNGQRCTALKIIFVHESIVDHFLTLFSATLNAIGHGMPWESGVMITPLPEPGKPTYLTGLIEDAVRHGARVVNEGGGAFSATFFRPAVVYPVDGRMRLYSEEQFGPVIPVVPFTDTAAPIRYIEESEYGQQVSIFGRDPQALASLVDPLVNQVSRVNINSQCQRGPDVFPFTGRKDSAVSTLSVSDALRAFSIRTLVAARDVELNRQIINDIVREHRSNFLSTDFIL, via the coding sequence ATGAACATCCGGGAGAATCTCGACGCCATCTTCCCGACAGCCGCCGGCGTCCCCGAGCGCCACCGGCTGACAGCACCGATCGAGCAAAGAGCCTACCTGATCAACGGCGAAATCCGCCACTGGGAAGGGCCGACCCAGGATGTCCACTCCCCCATCTGCCTCCGACACGACCACGGTCCGGAACGGGTTCGGATCGGCAGCTTCCCGCTGATGACCGAGGCCGACGCCCTGGCAGCCCTCGACGCCGCTGCCGCGGCCTACGATAACGGCCGGGGCCGTTGGCCGACCATGACCGTCGCCGAACGGATCGGCCACGTCCAGCATTTTGCCACTCAGATGAACCAGCAGCGCGAGGAAGTGGTCCGGCTGTTGATGTGGGAGATCGGTAAGACACTGCTGGATGCGGAAAAGGAGTTCGACCGGACCGCCGCCTACATCGCCGATACCGTCGACGCCCTCAAGGAGCTGGACAGAATCTCCTCCCGCTTCGTCATCGAACAGGGGATCATCGGCCAGATTCGCCGCGCCCCCCTCGGCGTAACTCTCTGCATGGGGCCGTACAACTACCCGCTGAACGAAACCTTTACCACCCTGATCCCGGCGCTGATCATGGGGAACACCGTCCTGCTCAAGCCGCCCCGGCACGGCGTTCTACTCTTCTCGCCGCTTTTGAAGGCGTTCCGCGATTCGTTCCCGCCGGGGGTGGTCAACACCCTCTATGGCGCCGGGCGGACGGTCGCCCCGCCGCTGATGAAAAGCGGCCTCGTAGCGACGCTCGCCTTCATCGGCACCAGCGCCGCCGCCAACGCCCTGCACAAGGAGCATCCCAAACCTCACCGGCTCCGCTCGGTGCTCGGGCTGGAAGCGAAGAACCCGGCCATCATCCTCAACGATGCCGACCTCAACCAGGCGGTCGAAGAGTGCATCGCCGGCAGCCTCGCCTTCAACGGCCAGCGCTGCACCGCCCTGAAGATCATCTTCGTCCACGAGAGCATCGTCGATCATTTCCTCACCCTCTTCTCCGCCACCCTCAACGCCATCGGCCACGGCATGCCCTGGGAGTCGGGAGTAATGATCACCCCGCTGCCGGAGCCGGGCAAGCCGACCTACCTGACCGGACTGATCGAAGACGCCGTCAGGCACGGCGCACGGGTGGTCAACGAAGGGGGCGGCGCATTCTCCGCCACCTTCTTCCGGCCGGCAGTGGTCTACCCGGTAGACGGGCGGATGCGCCTCTACAGCGAGGAACAGTTCGGCCCGGTGATCCCGGTCGTCCCGTTCACCGATACCGCGGCGCCGATCCGTTACATCGAGGAGTCGGAATACGGTCAGCAGGTGAGCATCTTCGGCCGGGATCCGCAGGCGCTGGCCAGCCTGGTCGATCCGCTGGTCAACCAGGTCTCGCGGGTCAACATCAACAGCCAGTGCCAGCGCGGCCCGGACGTCTTCCCCTTCACCGGCCGCAAGGACTCGGCGGTCAGCACCCTGTCGGTTTCCGACGCCCTGCGGGCCTTCTCGATCCGTACCCTGGTGGCGGCCCGGGACGTCGAGCTGAACCGGCAGATCATCAACGATATCGTCAGGGAACACCGGTCGAATTTCCTCTCCACCGACTTCATTCTCTGA
- a CDS encoding MFS transporter, translated as MFAGISLNVLVLGLVSFLTDISSEMIYPLLPLFLTRVLGAGPAFLGVIEGVAESTAALLKLFSGIVSDRVRRRKGLVLAGYSLSSIARPLVAAATSPVAVLAIRFADRVGKGLRTSPRDALIADSTDPTARGKAYGFHRAMDNGGALVGPLAATALMTLFAEDLRTVFWLAAIPGFLAVLLIVTSVRETARQQASNGSFLRYVPRGRLRRYLIVLFIFTLGNSSDAFLLLRAGELGVSPVKIPLLWAFFQAVRMLFSTPFGALSDRVGRRRLIIAGWSVYALSYAGFALATSELACWLLFAVYGLYYSMTEGVEKAFVADMVPATERGGSFGWYNFAVGVGALPASLFFGAIWQQAGRLAAFGFGAAMAALAVLLLLTMVGTSASGAGNAHSSP; from the coding sequence ATGTTTGCCGGTATCTCCCTCAACGTGCTCGTGCTGGGGCTGGTCAGTTTCCTTACCGACATTTCCAGTGAGATGATCTATCCGTTGCTGCCGCTCTTCCTGACCAGGGTCCTCGGGGCGGGGCCGGCGTTCCTCGGGGTGATCGAGGGGGTGGCCGAATCGACCGCCGCCCTGCTCAAGCTCTTTTCGGGGATCGTCTCCGACCGGGTGCGGCGGCGCAAGGGGCTGGTGCTGGCCGGTTATTCGCTTTCAAGCATTGCCCGGCCGCTGGTGGCAGCGGCGACGTCACCGGTGGCCGTCCTGGCGATTCGCTTTGCCGACCGGGTCGGGAAGGGACTCCGCACCTCCCCCCGGGATGCGCTGATTGCCGATTCCACCGACCCGACGGCACGGGGGAAGGCCTATGGCTTCCATCGGGCGATGGATAACGGTGGCGCACTGGTCGGGCCGCTCGCCGCCACGGCGCTGATGACGCTGTTCGCCGAGGATCTGCGGACGGTCTTCTGGCTTGCCGCCATTCCGGGTTTTTTGGCGGTGCTGCTGATCGTGACCAGTGTCCGCGAGACGGCCCGGCAGCAGGCAAGCAACGGCAGTTTCCTCCGTTACGTTCCCCGGGGGCGGCTTCGCCGCTACCTGATCGTGCTGTTCATCTTCACCCTTGGCAACTCATCGGATGCCTTCCTCCTTCTCCGGGCGGGCGAGCTTGGCGTCTCGCCGGTGAAAATCCCGCTGCTCTGGGCTTTCTTCCAGGCGGTGAGGATGCTTTTTTCCACCCCCTTCGGTGCTCTCTCCGACCGCGTCGGCCGCCGGCGGCTGATCATCGCCGGCTGGAGTGTCTATGCGCTCTCCTACGCCGGGTTTGCCCTGGCGACATCCGAACTCGCCTGCTGGCTGCTCTTTGCCGTTTACGGCCTCTACTACAGCATGACCGAAGGGGTGGAGAAGGCTTTCGTGGCCGACATGGTTCCCGCCACCGAGCGGGGTGGCTCTTTCGGCTGGTACAACTTCGCCGTCGGCGTCGGTGCCCTGCCGGCAAGCCTGTTTTTCGGCGCCATCTGGCAGCAGGCAGGCAGGCTCGCCGCCTTCGGCTTCGGCGCCGCCATGGCTGCTCTGGCGGTGCTGCTTCTTTTGACTATGGTCGGTACCTCGGCATCCGGAGCCGGGAACGCCCATTCCTCACCTTGA
- a CDS encoding DUF5131 family protein, protein MFTMTDEGVFGDEAWGVLLPGGGVYREVLWRPFNEKRGRVYLLAGDPFHPEVSTADLDCVLSVIASAPHHLFIAVTTWPELALKRLYGPADDGACRLLGEGDSLGNLWFLVRMTDQAEVEARMPAVITLKNCWLADGVHWPVVGVLAAPLHGAVDPWRLGLPEVDGFSGIDWLVCGGDGGEGGPTDREWVRRLRDQAEERNVPFLFTGWGAGAGRLLDGRTWDETPPLPKERNRLHILDNCRSNCRREFCRAA, encoded by the coding sequence ATGTTCACAATGACCGATGAGGGAGTGTTTGGCGACGAGGCGTGGGGGGTGCTGCTCCCCGGCGGCGGGGTCTACCGGGAAGTGCTCTGGCGGCCGTTCAACGAAAAGCGCGGCCGGGTTTACCTGCTGGCCGGCGACCCGTTCCACCCCGAGGTTTCCACCGCGGACCTGGATTGCGTCCTTTCGGTGATCGCTTCCGCTCCGCATCATCTGTTCATTGCCGTTACCACATGGCCGGAGCTGGCGCTGAAACGCCTCTATGGCCCGGCCGACGACGGTGCCTGCCGGCTGCTGGGGGAGGGAGATTCGCTCGGCAATCTCTGGTTTCTTGTCCGGATGACCGATCAGGCGGAGGTTGAGGCCCGGATGCCGGCCGTCATTACCCTGAAGAACTGCTGGCTGGCCGACGGCGTGCACTGGCCGGTGGTCGGGGTGTTGGCGGCACCGTTGCATGGCGCCGTCGATCCCTGGCGGCTTGGCCTGCCGGAGGTCGACGGCTTCAGCGGGATCGACTGGCTGGTCTGTGGCGGCGACGGCGGCGAAGGAGGACCGACGGATCGGGAGTGGGTGCGGCGGTTGCGGGACCAGGCCGAGGAGCGCAACGTGCCGTTCCTCTTTACCGGCTGGGGTGCGGGAGCGGGGCGGCTTCTGGATGGCCGGACCTGGGACGAGACTCCTCCCTTGCCGAAGGAGCGCAACCGCCTCCATATCCTCGATAACTGCCGGAGTAACTGCCGGCGGGAGTTCTGCCGGGCAGCCTAG
- a CDS encoding surface-adhesin E family protein, with protein MGIRVTNVLPLAAAILLLAGGAASAAESGWVLVDDNPQVSAFYFDQASVSKPAAGLVSVTTKAIYSEQGKADALEVMGHPKGFDDLSYTNFVYTIDCPGEKSRLEDVTHYDSKGEPLREFKLSGKTDWEAIAPDTRLGLLADVLCK; from the coding sequence ATGGGAATCAGAGTGACGAATGTACTGCCGTTGGCGGCGGCGATCTTGCTATTGGCCGGCGGGGCGGCGTCAGCTGCCGAATCCGGCTGGGTGTTGGTCGATGACAATCCGCAGGTCTCGGCCTTTTACTTCGACCAGGCGTCGGTGAGCAAACCCGCGGCCGGACTGGTGAGCGTTACCACCAAGGCGATTTACTCGGAGCAGGGGAAAGCCGATGCACTCGAAGTGATGGGCCATCCCAAGGGGTTCGATGACCTGAGTTACACCAATTTTGTCTATACTATCGACTGCCCGGGGGAAAAAAGCCGCCTGGAGGACGTGACCCATTACGACAGCAAGGGCGAGCCGCTCCGGGAGTTCAAACTCTCCGGCAAGACCGACTGGGAGGCCATTGCCCCCGATACCCGTCTGGGTCTTTTGGCCGACGTCCTGTGCAAGTAG
- a CDS encoding DNA-3-methyladenine glycosylase I: protein MTINRCPWAESDDLYRTYHDTEWGVPQHDDRSLFEFLLLEGAQAGLSWSTILRKRDGYRRAFAGFDPALVARFDDRRLAELATEPAIVRNRLKIAAARQNARAFLAVQEEFGSFAAWLWRFVDGRPRQNDWRTLAEVPATSRESDTLSKELKKRGFTFVGSTICYAYMQAVGLVNDHLTDCFRRQEVGRLACQEGENG from the coding sequence ATGACCATCAACCGCTGCCCCTGGGCGGAAAGCGACGATTTGTACCGCACCTATCACGACACCGAATGGGGGGTGCCGCAGCACGACGACCGGAGTCTCTTCGAATTCCTGCTGCTCGAAGGAGCCCAGGCCGGCCTGAGCTGGTCGACGATCCTCCGCAAGCGCGACGGCTACCGGCGGGCCTTTGCCGGCTTCGATCCGGCGCTCGTCGCCCGTTTCGACGACCGGCGGCTGGCGGAACTGGCGACGGAGCCGGCCATCGTCAGGAACCGGCTGAAGATCGCCGCCGCCCGGCAGAACGCCCGCGCCTTCCTCGCCGTCCAGGAAGAATTCGGCAGTTTTGCCGCCTGGCTGTGGCGCTTCGTCGACGGCCGCCCCCGGCAGAACGACTGGCGGACCTTGGCCGAGGTACCGGCCACCAGCCGGGAGTCGGACACCCTGAGCAAGGAGCTGAAGAAGCGGGGATTTACCTTCGTCGGCTCGACGATCTGTTACGCCTACATGCAGGCTGTCGGCCTGGTGAACGACCACCTGACTGACTGCTTCCGCCGGCAGGAGGTAGGCCGGCTGGCTTGCCAAGAGGGGGAAAACGGTTAA
- a CDS encoding methyltransferase, with the protein MSRKDEVKFLSDLWHGFWASRVLLTANNLEIFGQLGTPVPAAEVAVTLGTDPRATELLLNALAGLGLVTKKGNRYANAPLARRLLVPGSPSYMGDILRHADTLWQNWSGLDEVVRSGRPNRVGRNHGSFIRGMHNIASQKADSLLRAIGLAGVKSALDLGGGPATYTMAMARHGVRATLFDLPDTIKVAREVVRETAGPEILFREGDMLTDEFGEGYDLILISQVFHSFGPDQCLAVLQKCRAALNPGGRVVIQEFRIDKSLAAPAPGTLFAVNMLVNTERGRCYSPDEMGEWLKKSSFGAIKVQSLDETVLVSGVAGARSRQRR; encoded by the coding sequence ATGTCCCGCAAAGATGAAGTCAAGTTTCTCAGCGACCTGTGGCATGGTTTCTGGGCGTCGCGGGTGCTTTTGACCGCCAATAACCTGGAGATTTTCGGCCAGCTCGGAACCCCCGTGCCGGCGGCCGAGGTGGCGGTAACCCTCGGTACCGACCCGCGGGCCACCGAGCTTCTGCTCAATGCCCTTGCCGGCCTTGGCCTGGTGACCAAGAAGGGGAACCGTTACGCCAATGCGCCACTGGCCCGCCGCCTTCTCGTTCCGGGAAGCCCTTCCTACATGGGTGATATCCTGCGCCATGCCGACACCCTCTGGCAGAACTGGTCAGGGCTGGACGAGGTCGTCCGGTCCGGCCGGCCGAACCGGGTGGGTCGCAACCATGGCTCGTTCATCCGCGGCATGCATAATATCGCCTCGCAGAAGGCCGACAGCCTGCTCCGGGCGATCGGCCTCGCCGGGGTGAAGTCGGCCCTCGACCTCGGCGGTGGCCCGGCCACGTACACCATGGCCATGGCACGCCACGGGGTCCGGGCGACCCTTTTCGACCTCCCCGATACCATCAAGGTTGCCCGGGAAGTGGTCCGCGAGACGGCGGGGCCGGAAATCCTCTTCCGCGAAGGGGATATGCTGACCGACGAGTTCGGGGAGGGGTACGACCTGATCCTGATCAGTCAGGTATTCCACTCTTTCGGTCCCGACCAGTGCCTGGCGGTGCTGCAGAAATGTCGGGCCGCCCTCAATCCGGGCGGCCGGGTGGTCATCCAGGAGTTCAGGATCGATAAATCGCTGGCCGCGCCGGCGCCGGGGACGCTTTTTGCCGTCAACATGCTGGTCAATACGGAACGCGGCCGTTGCTACTCGCCCGATGAAATGGGCGAGTGGTTGAAAAAGAGCAGCTTCGGTGCCATCAAGGTCCAATCTCTTGATGAAACCGTTCTGGTCAGCGGCGTGGCCGGAGCGCGAAGCCGCCAGCGCCGTTAG
- a CDS encoding AAA family ATPase — MENLNVQGLVRLIGAGANLIYVVTDNERRTEHLAGLATSRVKGAGAPWIWNCTDGFCRDGAVVEALVDPPAAVDFVLAQAGPAVFVFKDLPWFWRDNPFLIRKLKEFAWRGRGKVIIVLGQEEAVPSQLREELVILHQGLPTIDELKAFLEQLRGRDQRLAAACAARPGLLDDLVMAAQGLDLADVERGMRTARLAEGASGDEMVLALFETKRAIIRKSGIMEFVINDASPEQVGGMENLKNWMARRERAFGLEAISSGSNLPKGVLMMGIAGCGKSLFVKAIAAQWRLPLIRLDMAAVYDGSYGTPESSLRKAFKTAEAVAPCVLWIDEIEAGISTQGFKAEGGPASRILGSFLTWMQEKRAPVFVAATANAIEMLPAEIIRKGRFDEIFYVGLPDMAAREDIFRIHLEKQRFELVPFDLPLLAGSTKGFSGAEVEQAVLAAAFEALSDRRPMVQQDLMAAISRTVPLSVTMAEQIKKIEAWAFKRAVPAAGKFNP, encoded by the coding sequence ATGGAAAACCTGAACGTCCAGGGACTGGTGCGCCTGATTGGTGCCGGGGCCAACCTGATCTACGTGGTAACCGACAACGAGCGGCGCACCGAGCATCTTGCCGGCCTGGCGACGAGCCGGGTGAAGGGGGCGGGGGCGCCGTGGATCTGGAACTGCACCGATGGTTTCTGCCGCGACGGCGCGGTGGTCGAAGCGCTGGTCGACCCGCCGGCCGCCGTCGATTTCGTCCTGGCCCAGGCCGGACCGGCGGTTTTCGTCTTCAAGGATCTCCCCTGGTTCTGGCGGGACAACCCGTTTCTCATCCGCAAATTGAAAGAGTTCGCCTGGCGGGGGCGCGGCAAGGTCATCATCGTTCTCGGCCAGGAAGAGGCAGTGCCGTCGCAACTGCGGGAAGAGCTGGTTATTCTCCACCAGGGGTTGCCGACCATCGACGAGCTCAAGGCATTCCTCGAACAGCTGCGCGGTCGCGATCAGCGGCTGGCTGCCGCCTGCGCGGCGCGGCCGGGGCTGTTGGACGACCTGGTGATGGCGGCCCAGGGGCTCGACCTCGCCGACGTCGAGCGGGGGATGCGGACCGCCCGGCTGGCAGAAGGGGCGAGCGGCGACGAAATGGTCCTGGCACTGTTCGAGACCAAGCGGGCCATCATCCGCAAGAGCGGGATCATGGAGTTCGTCATCAACGATGCCTCGCCGGAACAGGTCGGCGGAATGGAGAACCTGAAGAACTGGATGGCGCGGCGCGAGCGGGCTTTCGGCCTGGAAGCGATCTCCTCGGGGAGCAATCTCCCCAAGGGGGTGCTGATGATGGGGATCGCCGGCTGCGGCAAGTCGCTCTTCGTCAAGGCGATCGCCGCCCAGTGGCGGCTGCCGCTGATCCGGCTCGACATGGCGGCGGTCTACGACGGCAGCTACGGCACGCCGGAGTCGAGTCTGCGCAAGGCGTTCAAGACCGCCGAAGCGGTGGCCCCCTGCGTGCTCTGGATCGACGAGATCGAAGCGGGAATCTCCACCCAGGGGTTCAAGGCCGAGGGGGGGCCGGCGTCGCGCATTCTCGGCTCGTTCCTTACCTGGATGCAGGAGAAGCGGGCGCCGGTCTTCGTTGCCGCCACCGCCAACGCCATCGAGATGCTGCCGGCGGAGATCATCCGCAAAGGGCGCTTCGACGAGATTTTCTACGTCGGCCTGCCGGATATGGCGGCCCGGGAGGATATTTTCCGTATCCACCTGGAGAAACAGCGGTTCGAGCTCGTCCCCTTCGATCTGCCGCTCCTGGCCGGCTCCACCAAGGGGTTTTCCGGGGCCGAAGTCGAACAGGCGGTTCTTGCCGCCGCCTTCGAGGCGCTCTCCGACCGCCGGCCGATGGTCCAGCAGGACCTGATGGCCGCTATCAGCCGGACGGTGCCGCTGTCCGTCACCATGGCCGAGCAGATCAAGAAGATCGAGGCCTGGGCCTTCAAGCGGGCGGTGCCGGCGGCGGGGAAATTCAACCCCTGA